TGAATTTTTGATTTTAATACTTCAATGTTCATCATTACACAAAGTTACGAATTAAACCTGATATTGTCAATCAGACGGATAGCTCCGACCTTTACGGCGATGCAACCGACTTTATTTTTCTTTTCTGTCCAATCTGCTATAGGCATCAATTCGACATCGTCCACGATTTCGAAATATTCAACTTCCAGGAAAGGATTGGCATTGATCTGTGCTATCACCCA
The genomic region above belongs to Bacteroidota bacterium and contains:
- a CDS encoding pantoate--beta-alanine ligase — its product is MIAQINANPFLEVEYFEIVDDVELMPIADWTEKKNKVGCIAVKVGAIRLIDNIRFNS